In a genomic window of Telopea speciosissima isolate NSW1024214 ecotype Mountain lineage chromosome 5, Tspe_v1, whole genome shotgun sequence:
- the LOC122663043 gene encoding uncharacterized protein LOC122663043, with protein MDELGDMYELFSRCEKYINLAEVLAAEKEDKTEKKAQEKKEETPREVGTKRNRDDKDGRKKKDDRKAWVPKAADLESEPDYTALTHTRAHILNEIKDQVTLRWPVKMVKRAHERNKNKYCCFHQDHSHHTEECRQLKDEIEALIHRGRRSRFVKKEGNDRRPDYRARETEGRQRSPPRADKEELHRGKPYIENVPLMEITTIFGGCGMGGETSNSQKQHSRNVLQAEVIIKKRRTDHPITFSDEDLADIQSPHDDALVIKMVIANCMVGRILVDNGNSVDILYYDAFEKMLLRPEMLRRVESPLYGFNGAPVQVEGSIEMLVTMGIEPKLSTVMMKFLVVKVNSTHNIILGQPGLNALQAVVSTPHLVMKFPTNHGVGECCGSQVAAHHCYEGYLRTKGKEPQMHLIHLDDNRDISE; from the coding sequence ATGGACGAACTAGGAGACATGTATGAGTTGTTTTCAAGATGTGAAAAATATATCAACTTGGCTGAGGTTCTGGCGGctgagaaagaagataaaaccgAGAAGAAAGCTCAAGAAAAGAAGGAGGAAACTCCCCGAGAAGTTGGCACAAAGCGCAATCGAGATGATAAGGATGgtaggaaaaagaaagatgacagGAAAGCTTGGGTACCCAAAGCTGCAGATCTGGAATCCGAGCCAGATTATACGGCCCTGACTCATACCCGAGCACACATATTGAATGAAATCAAAGACCAGGTGACCCTACGTTGGCCGGTCAAGATGGTCAAGCGAGCACATGAGCGCAACAAGAATAAGTATTGTTGCTTTCATCAGGACCACAGTCACCATACCGAGGAATGCAGACAGCTGAAGGATGAGATAGAAGCTCTCATCCACAGAGGGCGCAGAAGCCGATTTGTCAAGAAAGAAGGGAATGACCGTAGACCAGATTATCGTGCTCGGGAAACAGAGGGAAGACAAAGATCACCCCCCAGAGCTGATAAAGAGGAACTACACCGAGGTAAGCCCTATATCGAGAATGTACCCCTAATGGAGATAACAACCATATTTGGTGGGTGTGGTATGGGAGGAGAAACCTCAAACTCCCAAAAACAACACTCTCGAAATGTACTGCAAGCTGAGGTAATAATTAAAAAGAGGAGAACTGATCATCCCATAACCTTCTCCGATGAAGACTTAGCAGATATTCAATCTCCCCATGATGATGCCCTGGTAATCAAGATGGTTATCGCCAACTGCATGGTAGGGAGGATCCTGGTGGACAACGGGAATTCAGTGGACATCCTATACTATGATGCATTTGAAAAGATGCTCCTGAGACCCGAGATGCTGAGAAGAGTGGAGTCTCCCCTATATGGTTTTAATGGGGCCCCAGTACAGGTGGAAGGATCAATTGAGATGTTGGTTACCATGGGGATAGAACCCAAACTCTCTACGGTGATGATGAAATTCCTGGTAGTAAAGGTGAATTCCACGCACAATATAATATTGGGGCAACCAGGACTCAATGCACTGCAGGCGGTGGTCTCAACCCCACACCTAGTCATGAAATTCCCAACTAACCACGGGGTGGGAGAATGTTGTGGAAGCCAGGTAGCGGCCCACCACTGCTATGAAGGATACCTAAGAACCAAAGGAAAGGAGCCACAAATGCATCTGATCCACTTGGATGACAACCGAGATATCAGTGAGTAA